The DNA window GCAGTCGCTGGAAGTGGGCCGTCCCGAGGTAGCGCCCGGTGGGGGTCTCGTAGGGCGGCCGGACCACGAAGACCTGGGCGGCCAGCGCCGGGTGGAGCTCGGCGGAGCGGATGCGGGCGAGCGCCTCGGCGATCGTCGCGGTCGCGCCGAGGATGACCGGCTCGCTCGTCATCAGGCCGCCGGCGGTGTCATCGCTGTAGGCGAGCAGCTGGCGGACCGGCGCGGCCTCGTCGGGCTCCATCAGCTCGAGCAGGCGCGCGGCCTCGGCCTCGGGCAGCTCGCCGAGCAGGTCGGCGGCGTCGTCGGGCGACATCGCCTCCAGCACATCGGCGGCCCGCTCGTCCTCGAGGCCACCGAGCAGCTCGACCTGCTCGTCCTCGGGCAGCTCCTCGAGGACGTCGGCGAGCCGCTCGTCGTCGAGCGCCGCGGCGACTTCGCGGCGGCGCTTGTCGGACAGGTCGTGCATGACGGTGGCGAGGTCGGCGGGCCGCAGCTTCTCGAAGACCGCGAGCAGGTTGGCCGCGCCCTGCTCGCCGCCTTCCTCCACGGAGAAGCCCGACACCTCGTCCCAGGCGACCTGGACGAGCTCGCCCTTGCGGCGGCGCCCGCCGCGGCGGACCGCGACACGGGTCAGCAGCCAGTCGGTGCGGGTCTGCTCCATCGCGACGTCGACGACGACGACCTCCTCCTTGGACTGCAGGAGGGTGACCCGCCGGTCGAGCATTTCCGACAGGACGAGCGTCTCGCCGGGGCGCTTGTCGAAGCGGCGCAGAGACACCGTGCCCGTCGACAGCAGCACGGCCTCGGGGTCGATCGAGGTGACGCGGCCGATCGGCACGAAGATGCGGCGACGGGCCGAGATCTCCACGGCCAGGCCGAGCACGCGCGGGGCGTCGCGGCCCATCCGCAGCGCGACCACGACGTCGCGGACCCGGCCGACCTGGTCGCCGTCGGGGTTGAACACGAGCAGCCCGGCGACCCGTGCGACGAAGACGCGGGTGGCGGTGCTCACCCGGGGAGGCTACCGCCGCGGGCAGTCCCGGCCTGGGGCATCATCCGACGCACGCAGCCGACCCCCCGTGCGTGTCCAGGAGGACCCCGTGACCGTGCTCGACAAGTTCCGCCTCGACGGCAAGGTCGCCGTCGTCACCGGCGCCTCCTCCGGGCTCGGCGTCGCCATCGCCCAGGCCCTCGCGGAGGCGGGGGCCGACGTCGCGCTCGGTGCCCGCCGGGTCGACCGGCTGCCCGCGACGGGCGCCCTCGTCGAGGCGGCCGGTCGGCGCTGGATCGGCATCGAGACCGACGTGACCAAGCCCGAGGACTGCACCGCGCTGGTCGCGGCCGCGGTCGAGCAGCTCGGCGGCGTCGACGTGCTCATCAACAACGCCGGTGTCGCGAGCGCCGTCCCCGGCACCCGGGAGACTCCCGAGCAGTTCTCCCGGGTCGTCGACGTCAACCTGCACGGCACCTACTGGATGGCGCAGGCCTTCGCCCGGGTCGCGCGGCCCGGAGGCGCGATCGTCAACCTCTCGAGCGTCCTCGGCCTGCGCTCGATGGGGCTGCCGCAGGCGGCCTACGCCTCGTCGAAGGCCGGCGTCATCGGCCTGACCCGTGACCTGGCCGCGCAGTGGACCGCGCGCAAGGGCATCCGCGTCAACTGCGTCGCGCCGGGCTTCTTCCCGTCGGAGATGACCGACGAGATGGACCCGAAGGAGGGTGAGCTCGTCAAGATGCTCGCGCCGGCCGGCCGCTTCGGCGACCCCGCCGAGCTCGCCGCCGCGGTCGTCTTCCTCGCCAGCGACGCCTCGTCCTACATCACCGGTGTGACCCTGCCGGTCGACGGCGGCCTCGTGATGCCGTGAGCGCGACCCTGCACTACGAGGTCGTCGACGTCTTCACCGCGACGCCCTACGCCGGCAACCCGCTCGCCGTCGTCCTCGACGCCGACGACCTCGACACCGCGCAGCTGCAGGCGATCGCACGGGAGTTCCACCTGTCGGAGACCGCGTTCGCGATGGTCTCGGACCGCTGCGACTACCGGCTGCGCATCTTCACCCCCGAGGTCGAGCTGCCCTTCGCGGGGCACCCTTCGGTCGGCGCGGCCTGGGTGCTGCACCGGCTCCGCCGTATCCCGGCCGGTGACGTCGTGCAGGAGTGCGGAGCGGGCGACCTGCCCGTGACGGTCACCACGGGCGGGGCGCGGCTGACGGGAGGCACCCCGTCGTACGCCGGGGTCGTGCCCGCAGGAGACCTGCTCGCCGCCGTGGGCCTCGAGCAGGCGGACCTCGACGGCGAGGCGGGCCGGGCCGGCTGCGGCATCGACTTCACCGTGCTGCCGGTGCGCCCCGGGGCGGTCGCGCAGGCCGTCCCCGACGTCGCGGCGCTGCGCAGGCTCGACCTCGGCACCGGCCTGTCGGTCACGTCCTGGGCCGATGGCGCCGCGGCCAGCCGCGTCTTCGTCCCGGAGGTCGGTGTCCCCGAGGACCCGGCGACCGGGTCGGCGGCGCTCGCCTACGGCGTCTTCCTCGCCGCGACCGGCCGGATCGGTGACGGCACGACCGGCTACGTCGTGACGCAGGGCGTCGAGATGGGCCGGCCGTCGGAGCTGCGCTGCACCGTGACCGTCGACGGCGGGCGGGCGGTGCGGGCCACCGTCGAGGGCGACGTCGTCCCCGTCGCGAGCGGCGAGCTCCACCCTCCGCCCCGCTGAGCTGACAGCTGCGCTGTCGGGGAGGTCAGCGCTGGCCGGGCGAGCGGGTCGTCACGACGCGCTCCTCGTCGGTGACCGGGAGCTCCTCACCGGTCGGATCGAGCCGGAGCACCCGTGACTCCCGGGCCCACCGCTCGGGTGCGGCCGCGCCGTCGGGGGAGTGCAGCCGGGCCGCCCGCAGCAGCGGCACGACCGCGTCCCACGCGGCCGAGCCAGGGGCGACCTCGGTGACGGCGGCGACCCAGCGGACGAGCAGGTCGGCCTGGCGGTCGCGGCTGCGGACGTCGACGACGGCGGTCGAGCCGACGACGAGGCGCTGCTCGAGGCCGCCGGTCACGACCCAGGCCGCGTCGTCGTGCCAGACGTGCCAGACCGGCTGCCCGTCGACCCAGACCAGCCCGCTGCGTCGGGTGGCCTCCGCGACGACCCCGCTGCTCACGACTGGCACCCTAGAGCGGATGAGCACCGCGCTGCGCGACGTCCCCGCCCTCGGGCGTCC is part of the Mycobacteriales bacterium genome and encodes:
- a CDS encoding PhzF family phenazine biosynthesis protein codes for the protein MSATLHYEVVDVFTATPYAGNPLAVVLDADDLDTAQLQAIAREFHLSETAFAMVSDRCDYRLRIFTPEVELPFAGHPSVGAAWVLHRLRRIPAGDVVQECGAGDLPVTVTTGGARLTGGTPSYAGVVPAGDLLAAVGLEQADLDGEAGRAGCGIDFTVLPVRPGAVAQAVPDVAALRRLDLGTGLSVTSWADGAAASRVFVPEVGVPEDPATGSAALAYGVFLAATGRIGDGTTGYVVTQGVEMGRPSELRCTVTVDGGRAVRATVEGDVVPVASGELHPPPR
- a CDS encoding glucose 1-dehydrogenase: MTVLDKFRLDGKVAVVTGASSGLGVAIAQALAEAGADVALGARRVDRLPATGALVEAAGRRWIGIETDVTKPEDCTALVAAAVEQLGGVDVLINNAGVASAVPGTRETPEQFSRVVDVNLHGTYWMAQAFARVARPGGAIVNLSSVLGLRSMGLPQAAYASSKAGVIGLTRDLAAQWTARKGIRVNCVAPGFFPSEMTDEMDPKEGELVKMLAPAGRFGDPAELAAAVVFLASDASSYITGVTLPVDGGLVMP
- a CDS encoding CBS domain-containing protein; translation: MSTATRVFVARVAGLLVFNPDGDQVGRVRDVVVALRMGRDAPRVLGLAVEISARRRIFVPIGRVTSIDPEAVLLSTGTVSLRRFDKRPGETLVLSEMLDRRVTLLQSKEEVVVVDVAMEQTRTDWLLTRVAVRRGGRRRKGELVQVAWDEVSGFSVEEGGEQGAANLLAVFEKLRPADLATVMHDLSDKRRREVAAALDDERLADVLEELPEDEQVELLGGLEDERAADVLEAMSPDDAADLLGELPEAEAARLLELMEPDEAAPVRQLLAYSDDTAGGLMTSEPVILGATATIAEALARIRSAELHPALAAQVFVVRPPYETPTGRYLGTAHFQRLLREPPSSLVSSVTDTDIDPLAPDCPLPEVTRHLASYNLVAVPVVDSESRLLGAVTVDDVLDHLLPEDWRESRRADERTGSGG